In one Suricata suricatta isolate VVHF042 chromosome 9, meerkat_22Aug2017_6uvM2_HiC, whole genome shotgun sequence genomic region, the following are encoded:
- the PDCD7 gene encoding programmed cell death protein 7, whose product LRGALRLVRRLRDLGQALREAEADGAAWVLLHAQAAPLRAELAERLQLLTQAAYVGEARRRLDRVRRRRLRLRERAREREAEREAEAARAAEREQEIDLWRVKCVQEVEEKKREQELKAAADGVLSEVRKKQADTKRMVDILRALEKLRKLRKEAAARKGVCPPASADETFEHHLQRLRKLIKKRSELYEAEERALRVMLEGEQEEERKREFEKKQRKEKEKILLQKREIESKLFGDPDEFPLAHLLQPFRQYYLQAEHSLPALIQIRHDWDQYLVPSDHPKGNSVPQGWVLPPLPSNDIWATAIKLH is encoded by the exons TTGCGCGGGGCTCTGCGCCTGGTACGACGGCTGCGCGACCTGGGCCAGGCCCTGCGCGAGGCCGAGGCTGACGGGGCGGCCTGGGTACTGCTGCATGCCCAGGCCGCGCCGCTGCGCGCGGAACTGGCCGAGAGACTACAGCTGCTGACCCAGGCCGCCTATGTGGGTGAGGCGCGGCGGAGGCTGGACAGGGTCCGGCGCCGCCGGCTTCGGCTTCGCGAGAGGGCCCGGGAACGCGAGGCTGAGCGGGAGGCGGAGGCCGCGCGAGCAGCGGAGCGCGAGCAAGAGATTGACCTCTGGAGGGTCAAGTGCGtgcaggaggtggaggagaagaagCGG gaGCAGGAACTTAAAGCTGCTGCTGATGGTGTCTTATCTGAAGTGAGGAAGAAACAAGCAGACACCAAAAGAATGGTGGACATTCTTCGGGCCTTGGAGAAATTGAGGAAACTCAGGAAAGAGGCAGCAGCAAGGAAGG GGGTCTGTCCTCCAGCCTCAGCGGATGAGACATTTGAGCATCATCTTCAGCGACTaagaaaactcattaaaaaacGCTCTGAATTATATGAAGCTGAAGAGAGAGCTCTCAGAGTTATGTTGGAAGGAgaacaggaggaagagaggaaaagagaatttgaaaagaaacagaggaaagaaaaagagaaaattttacttcAGAAGCGTGAAATTGAGTCCAAGTTATTTGGGGATCCAG atgagtTCCCACTTGCGCACCTCTTGCAGCCCTTCCGACAGTATTACCTCCAAGCTGAGCACTCCCTGCCAGCGCTCATCCAGATAAG GCATGATTGGGATCAGTACCTGGTGCCATCTGATCATCCCAAAGGCAACTCCGTTCCCCAAGGATGGGTCCTTCCACCGCTCCCCAGCAACGACATCTGGGCAACAGCCATTAAGCTGCATTAG